From one Solanum stenotomum isolate F172 chromosome 12, ASM1918654v1, whole genome shotgun sequence genomic stretch:
- the LOC125846969 gene encoding uncharacterized protein LOC125846969 isoform X2, translated as MCIAVFIWKAHPLYPFLLFLNRDEYHNRDILGGRDEVAGGTWLACTRTGRLAFLTNVREINSNSHTKSRGDLPLRFLKSVKSPHDFSEQLLKEAGEYNGFNLIIADLCSMTMLYITNRPKHTGMSVTEVSPGIHVLSNATLDSPWPKSQRLEYSFKQLLDEYGESEIPIRQAAERIMRDLAKEDSNLPGIYSPECEYQLSSIFVDTEMSMGRFGTRSTSSLAVRSSGDATFYEVYLEKDVWKEQQMTFVIEKMIDGVVSTS; from the exons ATGTGTATAGCGGTGTTCATATGGAAAGCGCATCCGCTGTATCCCTTCCTCCTATTCCTCAACAGAGATGAATACCACAATCG TGATATACTTGGTGGAAGGGATGAAGTTGCTGGTGGGACTTGGTTGGCTTGTACTCGCACTGGAAGACTTGCTTTCCTTACTAATGTTCGAGAAATCAATTCAAATTCACATACCAAAAGTAGGGGAGACCTTCCTCTTCGATTCTTGAAG AGTGTAAAGAGCCCTCATGATTTTTCAGAGCAACTTTTGAAAGAAGCAGGTGAATATAATGGGTTTAACTTGATAATAGCTGATCTTTGTTCAATGACTATGCTTTATATAACCAACCGACCAAAACACACCGGTATGTCCGTCACTGAGGTTTCACCCGGTATTCATGTTTTATCAAATGCAACACTAGACTCTCCGTGGCCTAAG TCTCAACGGCTGGAGTACAGTTTCAAGCAATTATTGGATGAATATGGCGAATCTGAAATTCCAATACGGCAGGCAGCTGAAAGAATAATGAGAGACTTGGCTAAAGAAGATAGCAACCTGCCAGGCATCTATTCCCCCGAGTGTGAGTACCAGTTGAGCTCCATATTCGTTGACACTGAAATGTCCATG GGGCGTTTTGGCACAAGAAGCACTTCTTCACTGGCAGTGAGAAGTTCTGGTGACGCAACCTTTTATGAAGTGTATCTTGAGAAGGATGTATGGAAGGAGCAGCAGATGACCTTTGTAATTGAGAAAATGATAGATGGTGTTGTTTCTACGTCCTAA
- the LOC125846969 gene encoding uncharacterized protein LOC125846969 isoform X1, whose amino-acid sequence MCIAVFIWKAHPLYPFLLFLNRDEYHNRPTKPLSWWEDSDILGGRDEVAGGTWLACTRTGRLAFLTNVREINSNSHTKSRGDLPLRFLKSVKSPHDFSEQLLKEAGEYNGFNLIIADLCSMTMLYITNRPKHTGMSVTEVSPGIHVLSNATLDSPWPKSQRLEYSFKQLLDEYGESEIPIRQAAERIMRDLAKEDSNLPGIYSPECEYQLSSIFVDTEMSMGRFGTRSTSSLAVRSSGDATFYEVYLEKDVWKEQQMTFVIEKMIDGVVSTS is encoded by the exons ATGTGTATAGCGGTGTTCATATGGAAAGCGCATCCGCTGTATCCCTTCCTCCTATTCCTCAACAGAGATGAATACCACAATCG TCCAACGAAACCTTTGTCATGGTGGGAAGATAGTGATATACTTGGTGGAAGGGATGAAGTTGCTGGTGGGACTTGGTTGGCTTGTACTCGCACTGGAAGACTTGCTTTCCTTACTAATGTTCGAGAAATCAATTCAAATTCACATACCAAAAGTAGGGGAGACCTTCCTCTTCGATTCTTGAAG AGTGTAAAGAGCCCTCATGATTTTTCAGAGCAACTTTTGAAAGAAGCAGGTGAATATAATGGGTTTAACTTGATAATAGCTGATCTTTGTTCAATGACTATGCTTTATATAACCAACCGACCAAAACACACCGGTATGTCCGTCACTGAGGTTTCACCCGGTATTCATGTTTTATCAAATGCAACACTAGACTCTCCGTGGCCTAAG TCTCAACGGCTGGAGTACAGTTTCAAGCAATTATTGGATGAATATGGCGAATCTGAAATTCCAATACGGCAGGCAGCTGAAAGAATAATGAGAGACTTGGCTAAAGAAGATAGCAACCTGCCAGGCATCTATTCCCCCGAGTGTGAGTACCAGTTGAGCTCCATATTCGTTGACACTGAAATGTCCATG GGGCGTTTTGGCACAAGAAGCACTTCTTCACTGGCAGTGAGAAGTTCTGGTGACGCAACCTTTTATGAAGTGTATCTTGAGAAGGATGTATGGAAGGAGCAGCAGATGACCTTTGTAATTGAGAAAATGATAGATGGTGTTGTTTCTACGTCCTAA
- the LOC125846962 gene encoding NAP1-related protein 1-like isoform X2, whose product MRQRKREMEVDTHNASIFSLKKTSMMNMCLWNKKMEGSRSRLMEEKSNKRSLDWEFDIKSMAEDINLVLKTMVWILGNHKNTTVLQFKLLLKSLQIQKLFMTLVLRVLNKEYACEQETLNKIWDLKMEHMKLITDARADLNKIGNDKRKKKKRRKRKMEKLVEDDENNNVIDHDGNQLVLCVEKLQELQEELEKINKEASGELLKVAQKYNRNRQPFYDKRTIIIKDIPGFWSTTFLRHHVLGGLVCTEEDRKIFEFLSSIEVEVSQDVKSGYIIIFNFDSNEYFENKKLWKKYGRTKISASSIQWAQGKGVDGRSFFKWFSEVDKMDEIGEIIKDELWSDPLFCFHHEADEENVVKDSEDEEQND is encoded by the exons ATGAGACAGAGGAAGAGGGAGATGGAAGTGGACACACACAATGCATCCATATTTTCCCTAAAGAAAACAA GTATGATGAATATGTGTTTGTGGAACAAAAAAATGGAGGGCAGCAGGTCCAGGTTGATGGAAGAAAAAAGCAATAAAAGATCACTTGATTGGGAATTTGATATAAAAAGCATGGCAGAAGATATAAATCTTGTTTTGAAAACCATGGTTTGGATTCTAGGAAATCATAAAAACACAACTGTTCTCCAGTTTAAATTGTTGTTGAAGAGCTTACAAATTCAAAAGCTATTCATGACCCTTGTTCTTAGGGTTCTCAACAAG GAATATGCTTGTGAACAAGAGACATTGAATAAGATTTGGGATTTGAAGATGGAGCATATGAAATTGATTACCGATGCACGTGCTGATTTGAACAAG ATTGGGAATGACAAacggaagaagaagaagaggaggaagaggaagatgGAGAAATTAGTTGAGGATGATGAAAACAACAACGTTATTGATCATGATGGAAATCAACTCGTTCTATGCGTTGAAAAATTGCAAGAGTTACAAGAGGAGTTGGAGAAGATTAACAAAGAGGCAAGTGGTGAGTTGTTAAAAGTTGCACAAAAGTACAATCGGAACCGTCAACCGTTCTATGACAAGagaacaattattattaaagATATTCCTGGCTTTTGGTCGACAACTTTCCTGAGGCATCACGTACTTGGTGGGCTTGTATGTACTGAAGAGGACCGCAAGATTTTCGAGTTTCTAAGCTCAATCGAAGTGGAAGTCTCTCAAGATGTCAAATCAGGTTATATCATTatcttcaattttgattcaaatgaATATTTTGAGAATAAAAAGCTTTGGAAGAAGTATGGGCGTACTAAAATTAGTGCATCGTCAATACAATGGGCACAAGGCAAGGGAGTTGATGGACGAAGCTTCTTTAAGTGGTTCAGTGAAGTTGATAAAATGGATGAAATCGGTGAGATAATCAAGGATGAGCTGTGGTCCGATCCTCTCTTTTGTTTTCATCACGAGGCAGATGAAGAAAAT GTAGTGAAGGACAGTGAAGATGAAGAACAAAATGATTAG
- the LOC125846962 gene encoding NAP1-related protein 1-like isoform X1: MRQRKREMEVDTHNASIFSLKKTSMMNMCLWNKKMEGSRSRLMEEKSNKRSLDWEFDIKSMAEDINLVLKTMVWILGNHKNTTVLQFKLLLKSLQIQKLFMTLVLRVLNKEYACEQETLNKIWDLKMEHMKLITDARADLNKIGNDKRKKKKRRKRKMEKLVEDDENNNVIDHDGNQLVLCVEKLQELQEELEKINKEASGELLKVAQKYNRNRQPFYDKRTIIIKDIPGFWSTTFLRHHVLGGLVCTEEDRKIFEFLSSIEVEVSQDVKSGYIIIFNFDSNEYFENKKLWKKYGRTKISASSIQWAQGKGVDGRSFFKWFSEVDKMDEIGEIIKDELWSDPLFCFHHEADEENVDTVAVKKNEDEVVKDSEDEEQND, from the exons ATGAGACAGAGGAAGAGGGAGATGGAAGTGGACACACACAATGCATCCATATTTTCCCTAAAGAAAACAA GTATGATGAATATGTGTTTGTGGAACAAAAAAATGGAGGGCAGCAGGTCCAGGTTGATGGAAGAAAAAAGCAATAAAAGATCACTTGATTGGGAATTTGATATAAAAAGCATGGCAGAAGATATAAATCTTGTTTTGAAAACCATGGTTTGGATTCTAGGAAATCATAAAAACACAACTGTTCTCCAGTTTAAATTGTTGTTGAAGAGCTTACAAATTCAAAAGCTATTCATGACCCTTGTTCTTAGGGTTCTCAACAAG GAATATGCTTGTGAACAAGAGACATTGAATAAGATTTGGGATTTGAAGATGGAGCATATGAAATTGATTACCGATGCACGTGCTGATTTGAACAAG ATTGGGAATGACAAacggaagaagaagaagaggaggaagaggaagatgGAGAAATTAGTTGAGGATGATGAAAACAACAACGTTATTGATCATGATGGAAATCAACTCGTTCTATGCGTTGAAAAATTGCAAGAGTTACAAGAGGAGTTGGAGAAGATTAACAAAGAGGCAAGTGGTGAGTTGTTAAAAGTTGCACAAAAGTACAATCGGAACCGTCAACCGTTCTATGACAAGagaacaattattattaaagATATTCCTGGCTTTTGGTCGACAACTTTCCTGAGGCATCACGTACTTGGTGGGCTTGTATGTACTGAAGAGGACCGCAAGATTTTCGAGTTTCTAAGCTCAATCGAAGTGGAAGTCTCTCAAGATGTCAAATCAGGTTATATCATTatcttcaattttgattcaaatgaATATTTTGAGAATAAAAAGCTTTGGAAGAAGTATGGGCGTACTAAAATTAGTGCATCGTCAATACAATGGGCACAAGGCAAGGGAGTTGATGGACGAAGCTTCTTTAAGTGGTTCAGTGAAGTTGATAAAATGGATGAAATCGGTGAGATAATCAAGGATGAGCTGTGGTCCGATCCTCTCTTTTGTTTTCATCACGAGGCAGATGAAGAAAATGTTGATACTGTGGCAgtgaagaagaatgaagatgagGTAGTGAAGGACAGTGAAGATGAAGAACAAAATGATTAG